GCCTAGGACTGCGCAAGCTGCAATGTCACAATGTGGACGGCTGCGCAACAGCGAAGAGAAAACGAGAAAACATCCTTTGAAGATGCGCAGGAACGTGCAAAGGAACGTCTCGTCGGGTTCGCGTGGGGGTGGGACGGTTCTTGTTCGCGTTGCGCTGCTCGGACAGTTGGTTTAGCATGAGCGAGGGCACGTAAGCCCGTGTGGACTCGTCAATGGGAAATCAAAACCGCGGGTTTCGAGACAAAGAGGACCCTGAAAGGAGGTGTCACATTGACGCGGACAAGTTTATCTTCCCGTCTGGCAAACACATGCCAAAATAGCTGTCGCGTACATAGTGACTTAAGCTCAGGCACTCtgccaaggtaccttactctTGCCAGTAGGGTAGCATTCACAAGAATCCCATCTCAAGGATTTTGTAGGAACTTTTTCCTTTCTCACACTGCCATGTGCGTTACCGTTACGCGTCCAGTCTGTCTCGATCCGGCACAGACACCTGAACCTGAGGGCCGGGCCAGCTGGGGCTCCATCGAAGTTATCCTGATCCATAACTATGGTGACGGAACAGAGCTCCGGCAGTTGTGCACATCACATCACGCAACGTTTGTGGGAAATACACTCAATTTGACGGGCGAGGTTGGAGTGCAATAAGCTTCGGCTCGCTTGCTTAGCTTGCAGTGGCCAGGTTCCATCGCGAGAATCCGTCTGTCACCCATATGGAACTCGAACAGGCCTCCTCCATATCATCAAGTACGGAGTTCCCAAAGTTCAGAGTACCTTTGACCTGGATACATGAGCAGTTATACCAGCTACCTACCTAGGGACGCACGGGGAAAGGGTCCGGAGCTGGGTCCGGGTCGGCGAGGCGAGAAAAGAGGCGAGCAAATCGTGAAAGGATCCCAGGGCCAGCTACCCccggccgccgccgtcgtgCCACCACCTACACTCAACTTGAAACTGAAAATCTCCTATTCTGAGCTATCGTGGATCGTGGGACCCCTCGCTactctctcttctctctgTCAAGCTCACCTCCTGATCTGTGCCTCtatctcctcttcctccttcgTGCCACCTGTTCGAAACTGCGATTCAAGCGACCAGGCTCAAGGGCCACACGGTACACCAACGGGATGCGCGTGATGCACGATGCACGATGTCGACATTGCGACACCAAGAGCCCAGTCccctcggcggcggcgtctaGCTCGCTTACAAGGTTACATTGATCGTGATTGAACCCAGACCCCCCGTTCAGCCGCCGCGGATTATGCGCGCTCTATTTGCTTTCCTGCgcgcgcagcagcagcaggccAGCTCCAGGCTGTGCTGTAGATGGTGATGCGACTTGCACGAGTCGGTTTGTCCCACGTTTGCATTGTCGGCATAGCATTTTTCGGCGAAGGCCTAGACCGTTCTCAattcctcccccccccccccttcctgCGGTGGAACTGTCAAAAGTCAAGTTGTACAACGCTGCGTGAGTGACTGCACAAAGGGGGCATCCAGGAATAGAGTGACAAGAAGGCAGCCGCACTAACGTTGATAGCCGTGAGATAGCTTCCCCGGTGCCGCCTTGCAAATAACGGCTCTCCAGTTTCGAGACAAGTGATGAGCAAGACGACACGTGTGATCAGGCCAGAAGCCGTTGATCTGAAGTTCGGGAGACCTTTCCATTCGGGCAACGATTTCCCACTTCGGGCCGGAGCATGCCCACAGTTTGCTCCTGTCCGTAGATTGGTTTGCCGCCTCGCCAAAACGCTTCCATGGCTGCTTGGTAAAAATCGCTCACTGGAGAAATGGAGAATGGAGAAGGGCGGACTGCACTGATCTGCGCTGTGCCCAACCCGTGGCCCGCGTGGCTATATGTACAGTACCCTTGATCTTATGACCGCAGCTTCAACGGCGTCGGCGAGTTCAGCCTCTCTTGGTCTCGTCAGATGTCGGTCCCAGACAGAAGGGAGGGATGCCGAAACAGAACGGAAATACATTATAAGCCTGGCTGATAGTAGGGTGCTGATATTACAGGTCGGCCTTGGGGGAAGCAGAGAGCAGCCATGAAGGAAGCATCGAAATTAGAGTGCAGCTTCGCATATGGGCATCAACGCATGTAATGTACATGAGCATTTGAGAACGGGAATGGCCTTCTTTCAGGAATAGGCGGTTTTTCTGCGAATGGAGTCGCGCAGATCCACTCGAGAATGAGCTTATACGAGGGGTTGGAACGGCGCGCGAGTGGCCTCTTTGATTATGGCTTGCTGCCAGTCTACGCTGCTGCAGTAATAAGTCACCGGTTAGTAAAGTGAAGGGCAATGATCGCCGGGACATCTTGTATTAGCGACGAGGCATTTCGATCGAGTGTGTCCAATCGGAGGCGCTGAGTTGAAATGACAGTCTGCAGGATTTTTTTCTTCCGGTGCCATTTCTCCCTCATAATCTCATGTGTAGATAGATGCCTTACTGTGGACATGTGAAGGATGCTGGCTTCGAAAGACCACATCAGCAGTACCGAGACAATGTGTTTCTTGGTCAACAACCGTTCCGACTTCCCGAAGCTGCAAAACAATTGGAACACATTCATGGCCAAGGCGAATACCTTCAAAACGCATCCCGCGGCCGACAGTGCCAAAAGGGCTGAATGGAAGACGAAGGGAGCCAGAATAGAGGCAACTTGGGGGCCGTTTCTGCCCAAGGTTCCAGACGGCATGCTCAAGGGCCAACTCAAAATGACGGGAAATGCAGCCTTGGAGGGGCCGCAAAAGTTCGGCTAACTGGTTAAACGAGCCCCTCCAACTTGAGTCAAAATACCCAATATCCATACTTGTATACCACATTGTGTGCATCTTTCAAACATATTGTTCAACATTGAACCATATAATCACCGCCATGTATCCGTACACTCGCGCAAAAAGAGAGGTCATCAAAAGATTTGATTGCTGGTGGTGAAGTGAATTCGTACGAGAATAGAGTAGCTCGTGTTTCTGAAACACTGTCAATTTGTTCTAGAATCCTATTAATAGTGGCGGCATCCTTGAGACCCTGGACAGCCCTGGCTGACGGGAAATGGATGGGCAAAGCAAAAATGCGCTCTCCACGCTGGGAGGAAGAGAAGCATAGTTTACGGATACACCATAGTAGAGCAGAAGGGGTCTCAATGGATCAGAAGGTCAGAGCCAAAACCAGAGAAAGAAAGCTATCAAACACTTTGGAGAGCAAAGAAAGGAGAGCCTGGCCCAAACCCCAGTGCCCCTGGATGATGCCGCGACGGCACTCGTCCTTCCAGACAGTGGACGCAACGGACTTCAGCGAACAGGTCCCCCGCGGGTCCTCCTCAACTAAGGTAACCTTAGTCATTATGCGCAACCTCTGGGCGCAAGTTCTTGAATTCCGTGGCATCTACCTGTGCCTGGGTGCTGGCTGGAGTACTACCCAGGTCTGGGCACTGCGCAGAGACTGGGGGGCAGAGAGAAGGGGAACGACATACAAATTCTGGAACCTGGAACCGCCCTGGAGCCGTTCTGGCGCATTGGTCAGTGTCTGGTACACTGGTGCGCGCCCCTCTCggtgtatccgtacctttTATGGCGCTGGGTCTCTTTGTTCCTTGCCCATTCTTACTCCACAGCCCTGGCAAGCGAAAGGACTGGACACACACTGGCCAAAGGTAGAGCTGCTGCTGtagcagagagagagagcgagagagGCAGCTGGCAGCAGAGTAAAGGCGAAGAAAAGCGGCACCACAGTTTGGGCGAGCCCACAGTCAAGGGACGTGAGATATCCACAGCCCTCGGTCCAGCCATGCGCCCCTCCCTAAATCTCTCTTCCCAGGCCATGGGGAGCCGTGGGAGACGGACAAGGCAGAGTTGTAGAAAGCCATGGAGTAATATGTACATTACCACAGAACCTTGCAGCTCAAGGTACCTGTGTCCTTGTAGATATCCGCAGTACCTTTTACCCAGTACACATGTGTGATGAGGAAGGGCGACGAGGGTCTCGATGGGCAATGGGcgatgggatgggatgctgctgctgtgtAACTACAGTACCAGGCGACCATGGCAAGGCCATGTTATTTGTTCGCTGCCCCCTTCCAGACCCCTTCCCCCTCCCGTGGAGTGCCGTGAGGCGTGAGATGATAAAGACCCTTTCAAGTCCCCCTCCACAACCACTGCTTTTTTTGCTCTCTTTTTCTGCCCTCGATAACCCTTTGCTGTGCATCTGCTTGTCTGGAACATTCCTGTTGACTGCGTTGCTTCCTCTCCTTATCCCATCCAATCTTGACTCTCCTCTTTGCAGTTTCGTCATCACCGCTACCACCACAATCACCACCGCTACAACCAAATCCAGAAACCCCTCCACATCCTCTAGACGGTTCCCTCGGTATTTACACTTCTAGACAAAGAAACTTCCGTCATTCCGTCTCCAGTGTCGACGCCATAGATTTTTAAAGGGACTTTGCCTGCCAGCCAGAGCAGACCGGAAAGGATTCTTTGGAAGATTGATTACACATCTCGGCCAGCAGAAACGGGAAACaacctacttttactattactaacccGGTGTCGACGAACCTCCCCGAAAGTAAACGACGACAACATCAGCAACAGTCACGACAAACATCTTCTCTCGCCAACAGatcgaagaagaagaacaacaactacagcaacagcaactgGACAACACCCGATTCGACGACAATAACATCGTCGATCAACAGCAAAACCGGTCTCCCCCAAATAACCCCCCAAAACCTTCACCACGGCTTCTCCAGCGATCGCCACCATGGGTTCCCCGAGTGGACCCCTCCGACCCCGAGCGTCGTCAAATTTCATGGGCATCCGCGCATCTGGGTTCCCGCCGTCCATGACGCCGCAAGAAAAGCACCTCTTCTCAACCCACGTCAACACGGCCACGACACGCCTCTCGAGCACAATGGCCGCCAGCGAGACGGGCGAGGGCTACGTGTTTGTCGTCTACTTCCACAagaccaccgccgccgacgCTCTCGCCCTGCTCCAGGCCGCAGACATCCGAGTCAGGGGCCACGAGATCCAATTTTCCTGGCACTGAGAGAAACTTGGAAACCGGGCACTCGTTTACTTTCTTTCTCCCCTTCTACCTCATTTGAGTAATGAGCTTTCCCAGTGCCTCGTTGTGCCTTGATTTTTGAGGCCCGGGCTCCCGGCTGGACTGGACTGGACTTGACTGGACTCTTCTTTTTGTGTGGACCGCGGGTTTATGGGACGGAACTTATGGGCTCATTCTCGACTCAAGCTCTGTCCTGTCACTATGACCCCCCGATCCGTTTCTCGACTTCACACACATTTGAGGTCCTGCGTCCTGCCGCCTGCCGGGATTTGACAGCTTTCTGAACCGATTCGAGAGGGATCATCCCGTGTGTTCTCTCTACTTCTGGTTCTCTCCATTTTACTCTATGTCTTTTCAATATTCACATATCCCCCCTCCCTCCAGGCTCCAGACATCTCAAAGAGCAGGACTGTCTTCTCAGAAACTAGACTCCTTGTCTGCTCCAACAACCCCCCTACCCTACCTCTACCCTCCCTTCCATCCTCCAATTCCCGCCCGACCGCCCCGGGACGAATCCTTCAGCGATCCATCCTCCACCCTACCTCGACCAGTCACCACCCCTCCCCCCTTGCCACTCTTCTCAGAGATCTGCAAGTCTAGGCCATCCTAGACCACCCCATCCCATCCAACTTTCCAGGGCAATCATCCATCTCACCCACACACTGGCTCCTCCATCCATCTCACCTTATCTCCATCGAGCGATCAATCACTCAATCACGCCAAAAAAGCATCGTGCTTCTCACGTTTCTGCTTGGCTTACTGGCTCTCAACCCCCCTTATCCCGTATATCCGCGCATCCACTACCCACCTCGCAAGCAAGCAAGGGGGAGGATGCGTTCGGCTCGTCAATGGCCGCAGATGAGCTGCAGATGAACCAAGCCCGTCCAAGTCGTTCGCTCCGCCCGCCCGCACCGCACCGCCCTACTTCTCTATCCCCCGCCCGGGTGGGCCGGCCGGCAACGCTGACGGTCAGGTCGTCGCAGGTGGGAATGAGCAACCCCCGAGAAGGGTACGCCGCAAGGGCAGCGGGACGGGAATTCGGGAAACATGGGAACGAGAGAGAAGAGTCCCTGAGAAAGACAGCAATACAATCGAGATGAGGTGACGCGGATAAAGGGACGCGTTACGCGGCCATCCGCTTCGTCACCACTCCAGCTGCAACCCTCCTCCCCCCTTCGAACGCCAGGCTCGCCGGGCCCATCATCccattactattttttttttcatcTTCCCACACTTGGCATCTTGATCGATGATCGAACGGAGCCCCGTTACCAGGCCCGTTGTCAATCTCTGGGTTCCTGATGAAGGGTTGCATTCGAATTCGGCAATCGGCCCCAGTGGGATCCCACGGAGAAAAAGAGTACAAACCACCTAAGATGAGACGGCGCCAACGCAATCAAGGACGGATTATCCGCGATTTCATTTTCAAGGGGCTACCGATTGGAGAACGTTTGGGCCGGGGTATCAAACGGTGTGTGGAAGTTCGATCGAAAAAATCCACATTGGCATGCAAAGGTTAGTCCAATTGCAACAGTCACAAATACAACACTACACAACCTTTTATTtccttctctttctttttgcTTTTCCTTTACTCATCATATTACGGAATTGCTGCAACTCTTCTTCGGTCTCGCAAGGAATACTCCCCAAGCGGAGAATATCCGACCGCGCAGGCAGGCAACACAGCCAAAAAAGAGACTCTGGCCTTGCATGGAAACATCGGCTGACAGGAGTTCCAGACCAAGTTCGATTTTGATTACCGGCCCGACGTGGGGGAGCATGATGAGGGGACCGGGGAGGGCCTACACCACGAGACCCTGAACGGAGCAAAGGGAACGGGCCTGACTGCACTGCACCACCGTTGCGTTAGCGCCTAGAAGAGGTCAAGGAATAACCCCCGAGCCAGGCCAAGAGGCAGAGGAAACCAAAGGAGGAAACCCAAGAGGTGGCTTGGTCTTGGTTTGTGGTTTGAGCTATTGTCTGGTGCAGCGTACACTGCCATCCATCACCATCACCAAAGACAACACCAACCACTCGACGCAACCCAAACCCCAGAGTTTCCGACGTGGTTGGCATTCACACTCAGCGAGGCTTTGCTTCGGGTGACGGCACCTCTTCAGTGTGTTCTCGTGCAATGGAATGCCAACCATATTGCACCATTCGGTTCTGGCCTCATTCATCCCTCTTCACACCGCGGGCTCCGTGGAAAGACAATAGAGGAAACAGAGATCCGTACTCGCAATGCAGTGCTGCCTTCATTTTTCTCACCTTCGGAACTGGATCCGGAATCAGTAAAGTTACCTGTAGACTACTCGTCCGTATTGGTCGTATTTGGAAGCTGGAAGCTGGAGGTGGAGGAGAAAGACCGGTCACCGGCCGCACCCAAGTGCTGGTTGCAGCCGAAAAGTGACCAGTCACAAGATACCTGTTTGTCACTTGGAGCTTGGCCTTGTGTCATTAGATCATGTATCCATCCATACAATGCTTAGCAATGAGCAAACAAATATCAAATGTCAAATGTCAAAAATATGCACAGTCACCCCGGACCAATATTGCGCAGTTCGTCTCGCGGTTCCACGGCTCAGATGGCCCCGGGCAAAGACATTGCTGCTTCCAGCCAATTGTATAGATTGGATCAGAAACATGCATATGGGCGGAAGCTCACACCGGAGCAATTCCACCTACGCTATTTGTGATTATCATTGGAACCTCCTGGAAGAGAATGTGCAGCCTGCTTCACTCTCAGAGTCATCGCCCGTCACCAAACTCCAGGCCCCATAGATAGCTTTCCGCGTAAACATCTGTCATCTCCCCGCTGGCTGTTGCATTGGATGGATGGGCTGACATGTGCATTCCGTCCAAAGAACCGTTTGCTCAAAGTGAAACAGGGGAAATTCACATTGCGCGGACCCGAGGGACTGGGTTTCCCTGCGTTATAATCCCATCTCCCCGCCGAGAGCATGTTCAGTGTGCCAGCTTCAAGTCCCTTCATTTTCCTCGTTCCTCTTGCTCCAAACGGCAACAAACTACTACTCCATACATACAATCAACCCGTTGATACCTACCCCATAAAACGTCCATAAAACGGAACTGGACGGGCCACGGCACGGGCCCAAGCTGATTTTGACTTCCTCTCTGATGGTCATCTCCCGGTAAACTCGCATGATTCGCATGGACTGGAGACTTGCGGGGAGCAGGCAGCCGTGGGGCATCAGTCATCAGGTAGTGTAGAAGAGAATACAAACGGTAAACTCACCGCGGTAATTCTTATTCCCGTGTCATCCCAGCCCGTTCCACCCCGTCTCTCTCTGTTTCGTGATCCATCAGAGAGTCCCGGAGCCATGTGATGTGGAGGGTCCCCCGGCCTCGGCGTAATCTTTGACGCCGTTCATGTGTCTCCCAAGACCCTTCCCAATCCTTCCATCTCTTTTCGGACCCCGAAAGCGAATCCCTCGGATCAGACCCGTTTTCCTCCGCGTGGCATCCGTACTCCGACCATCAGACGGCACGGGAGCAACACAGCAAGCTTCACGTCTAACGTTGTCGCCGATGCTTAAGCTGGACTTTTCTTGCCTGCTAGATTTGGTCACTAGTGGCGCTGGAGTACCAATTGGCTTGCTACCTTTGCTCAATCTATCCCTCCAAGAACCTTGTGTCGTGCGACGCGATCGGAGTGAGTCACTCTCGACGCCAGACCACTTCAAGTAGATTCTGTTGTGCCTGAGCTATCGCAGTCTTTGACTCATTGCCTCGGGAGCGCGCGCCGCCAAGCAAGAGCCGGCTTGCTAGCCGATGACCATGAGCTCGAAGCCTTGATGTGTGAAAGAAGCATGATGCCGAAAGGCTAATTACCTCCGCCCGCCATCCCCAAAGCGGAAATTCTTCAAATGCCACTGGCTTACATCCCCACCGCTCAAACCGGCATGGCGGCAGCATCATTCACTTTGCTTCATTCCGTCATTACATTCCTCAAGCTTCGTCGTTCAGTCCTGTCTTACCACTAGAACGGACCAGCCCGCCCGACGAATAGTCTTCTCACGAATTGCTTACAAACCCGCATGCCCGAATGAGCCTAGCTTTGGACCAGCCACTATGCAGACGGCTTACACTCATGATAGCCTCATCCGTCCAGCGTTACCCAGGAACCTAGCCTTGTTATCGACTACTTTTTCGTTGCCCTGACCAGTCACAGCACTTAGAACAGGAAATTTATGATCTTCAGGTCAGGTTTCAATGGGGGAACATACATCGCCGACGGCGTAACATGGTGAATGGAACGGTCGTCAACCAGATGTAGCCTAGGCATGCGTAGGATCAAGAAAGCGTCAGTGCAGTTCGCTGCGCATATGGAGCGAGGCTTGGAAGCGCATAGAATTCATTGAGTAGATATAAAACGAGTGAATACCCTCCTGTCTTTCCATGCTCCCCAAGTCACACAGTCGATCGTGGCCAAGTCTCTGGTCTAAGTTCGGACTAACATCCTCAATATCGCGAATTGCCAAGATACATCTGGGCAGCCGGATAGACCGCAACAGCTGCTACCTCTAGGCCAAGAGGTCATCCTACCCTTGGAACGATTACATATCCTGTTGCAATCACGCCTGACCTGGATTAAGAGCGAGATCCCAACCGGCAGCGCTCGACGAATTGGTCCCTCCCGACGTCCTCGCGACATCTAGTGACCGAGTATCTAGCCGACACGACTAACATATCATCTGAGGTACTCGGTTTCCTCGAAACAATGGTGGCCCTTTTTGTCTACGAAAAGGACATGCATGATCCAACTCCGGATATCCCATCTCTCGAGGGGAAAGTTATCTTTATCACGGGCGGTGAGTCTGTTGAGTTCCCATTCTTCCAACTGTCCCTTCAATGCTCAATATGTAGCTTTCAAAGAGAGCAAGGCCTATTTTCCTATTCTTCCGTCTGTCTCCTCTTTCTTCCCTGGGTCTATACGCTCTGTGTGAGACTCAAGATCGAGGGATAGATAGCTAAGGCCCAAGACTATGATCTCACGTCCTGCGATATTGATGTCCAGCTTGATATCGCAAAGAGCTTTCCGGACTCGCGCATGAGCTCTATGCCGCCTCATCTCCATCATTCTACCTTATCTCATGTTAGCTGCGACATATTCCTCCATTCGCTTGCCTTCCCGCCACGCTGGTCTTGGCGATATATCCCTTCCGTAAAGTCAACCTGCCAGGAGTACTCCAGTCACGATTCATCCTGAGATTCGCCCCTTTCTCTCAAGTGCTAGATGAGGATCACTCAGGATGCTGTCGATGTCATCAAGAAAGAGAGCCCATCTCCTCCAAAATTACATACATCATCCAACACCTGCTCACCATCCACCCACCGTCACAAGACAAGCCCACATCCACAGCACACGAACCCTCGCCCAACAACAACAATCACCAGCACCGATGGGACTAACAACCACATAGGAACAGCAGGCCTAGGAAAATCCACAATCCTCGCCCTCCTAGCTCACAACCCATCGCACATCTACTTCTCAGGCCGCTCCCACGCCTCCGCCAAAGCCCTCATCGATGCCGccgcttcctcctcctcttcaccAGCCCCTCCACCCCTAACCTTCGTTCCCCTAGACCAAACCTCCCTCCCCTCAATCCGCGCCGCCATCAAGAAACACTTCACTCACACCCGCCTCGACATCCTAATCAACAACGCAGGCATCATGGCCGGCGCCCCCGGCCTCTCAGCCGACGGCTACGAGATCCAGTTTGCTACGAATCACCTAGGCCACGCCATGGTTGTTCGAGAGCTACTAACGGTCCTACTACGTACCGCTGGGGGATCTGGATCTTCATCTagtgacggcggcggcggcggcgacgacgacgatgcccCGGCTGACGTACGCATCATCAACCTCACGTCCGTCGGGTACCAAGCCCACCCGCGCGACGGCATCTCCTTCGAGACGCTTGGAACAACACAAACTGGACCGCCGGTTCTGGGCCAATGGATTCGGTACGGGTACGTTGCTCATCCTCTTCACCATCCACCCACTCTTGCCCCTTACTTCCCCTAGCCCTCAAAGTCATCACAGGGTCTCGAAAAGTAACCCAAGAAATCTCCCAAACTAACATCCCCTCTCACCAGCCAAAGCAAACTCGCAAACATCCTCTTCACCCGCGAACTCGCCCGCCGCCACCCCTCCATCACAACCCTCGCAATCCACCCAGGCGTCGTCGACACAGGCCTGGTAACAAACCAAAGCCGCCTCAACCGCCTCTTCGTCTACCTCCCGCAAACGATCATGGGGTCCTCCGTCCTGACGCCGGAGCAGGGCTGCTGGAACCAGGtctgggcggcggcggcggccaaGAAGACGGATCTCGTGAATGGCGGGTTTTATATGCCCGTCGGACACTTGGCGGATGATAAGCTGGATAAGGTGGCGACGGATGGGGAGTTGGCTGGACGGCTTTGGCGGTGGACGGAGGATGTTTTGGATCGGGTTGAGTGAGTATGTGTCGGGGTTGTATGGCATTCTCTACTCACTCTTGAGTTGTACTAAATgtcgattttattttttcATTGAATAACGTGTTTAAACTTACATGGAATTGAACATGACGAAAGCAACTGCTACAATGAACTCAACGCTCAGACCGTGTAAACAGACGGTCAGATCTTTGCTGGTAATTCAAACCGTTCATCAGAGATCGGAATACATTTCGGGTCCAAGGTCTGGCGGCCCGGCGTCTCAATTCCCCGGCTCCGGAGCCGGGGGTCCGGCCGGCGCTGGCCTCATCTCAATCGCCGGGCCGGGCAGAAGT
The window above is part of the Colletotrichum lupini chromosome 9, complete sequence genome. Proteins encoded here:
- a CDS encoding short-chain dehydrogenase/reductase family Oxidoreductase, which codes for MQTAYTHDSLIQQEIYDLQVRFQWGNIHRRRRNMVNGTVVNQIPQQLLPLGQEVILPLERLHILLQSRLTWIKSEIPTGSARRIVTEYLADTTNISSEVLGFLETMVALFVYEKDMHDPTPDIPSLEGKVIFITGGESVEFPFFQLSLQCSICSFQREQGLFSYSSIAKAQDYDLTSCDIDVQLDIAKSFPDSRMSSMPPHLHHSTLSHVSCDIFLHSLAFPPRWSWRYIPSMRITQDAVDVIKKESPSPPKLHTSSNTCSPSTHRHKTSPHPQHTNPRPTTTITSTDGTNNHIGTAGLGKSTILALLAHNPSHIYFSGRSHASAKALIDAAASSSSSPAPPPLTFVPLDQTSLPSIRAAIKKHFTHTRLDILINNAGIMAGAPGLSADGYEIQFATNHLGHAMVVRELLTVLLRTAGGSGSSSSDGGGGGDDDDAPADVRIINLTSVGYQAHPRDGISFETLGTTQTGPPVLGQWIRYGQSKLANILFTRELARRHPSITTLAIHPGVVDTGLVTNQSRLNRLFVYLPQTIMGSSVLTPEQGCWNQVWAAAAAKKTDLVNGGFYMPVGHLADDKLDKVATDGELAGRLWRWTEDVLDRVEPCKQTVRSLLVIQTVHQRSEYISGPRSGGPASQFPGSGAGGPAGAGLISIAGPGRSMSRSRNWHQERYTGRRDKIAQYHFAIDRTLDVPPGASPRPPIQCHLTPPRRRRATPSSLPIIGISPLQESQQIIPHPSDVQWTTYQTLDRFRRSTPASRRNYGRSYHLLTWSRLLNVTSRGMACNARPLPNSQSLMFRRSTGSACRLQRTEAYPAKRQFHRRQTRTAP